Proteins encoded within one genomic window of Streptomyces kaniharaensis:
- a CDS encoding DNA phosphorothioation-associated putative methyltransferase, protein MRTEWGTERRLTAIGRTTLSAPARQALVDRQIVPGMSVLDYGCGRGGDVRGLQEMQFDASGWDPYFYPDGRQEPSDAVLLTYVLNVIEDPRERRETLLRAWELARTVLVVSARLTWEKSKVRGDEFADGILTSRQTFQHLFGASELRDFVQDTAGVRCVSAAPGVVYAFKDDQARIAFLARRIVPDAEWLVSDDKASAGAAIVDYLEKRGRFPRLEEMPTQLAELLSHLREADLHRLVKRSADPEKVVAGVGRSTLNTLLFLAVELFNGRGPFGSLPLSVQLDIRTCFVSYKEACQRADRLLLKLRDDTYIRGAMRASAAGKLTPSALYVHRRAVSRIPTVLRLYEHCASIAAGRPAEWSVLKLRHEGRAVSWLDYPDFDTDPHPKLVSSYSVEMKGLDTSYVSYVDSANRPLLHRKHEFLAADDPDVSKYRRLTEAEVRAGLYEKPHLIGTENGWEAELVRCGRALRGHRLVRRREAQTEAGVPADGSS, encoded by the coding sequence GTCCCGGGCATGAGCGTGTTGGACTATGGCTGCGGGCGTGGTGGTGATGTCCGGGGCCTGCAGGAGATGCAGTTCGATGCCTCTGGCTGGGATCCGTACTTCTATCCCGACGGCAGGCAGGAACCCTCAGACGCGGTTCTCCTCACGTACGTCCTCAATGTGATCGAGGATCCGCGAGAACGGCGTGAGACGTTGCTCCGAGCGTGGGAGTTGGCGAGGACGGTCCTGGTGGTCTCAGCCCGGCTGACGTGGGAGAAGAGCAAGGTCCGTGGCGATGAGTTCGCTGACGGCATCCTCACCAGCCGGCAGACCTTCCAGCATCTGTTTGGCGCGAGTGAACTGCGTGACTTCGTTCAAGACACCGCTGGCGTCCGGTGTGTGTCGGCGGCCCCAGGGGTGGTGTATGCGTTCAAGGATGACCAGGCCCGTATCGCCTTCCTGGCACGGAGAATCGTCCCCGATGCTGAGTGGCTGGTCTCCGACGACAAGGCTTCTGCAGGCGCAGCGATCGTCGACTACCTCGAGAAGCGCGGGCGGTTCCCGCGGCTGGAGGAGATGCCGACCCAACTTGCAGAACTGCTCTCCCACTTGCGTGAGGCGGACCTGCATCGCTTGGTCAAGCGCTCCGCCGACCCTGAGAAGGTCGTCGCAGGAGTCGGTCGGTCTACCCTCAACACCCTCCTCTTTCTCGCGGTCGAGCTGTTCAACGGCCGGGGCCCGTTCGGAAGTCTTCCGCTGTCCGTCCAGCTAGACATCAGGACCTGCTTCGTGTCGTACAAGGAGGCATGCCAGCGGGCCGACCGACTTCTGCTGAAACTCCGTGATGACACCTACATCCGCGGAGCCATGCGCGCCTCGGCAGCCGGCAAGTTGACGCCGAGCGCCCTCTACGTTCACCGGCGAGCGGTGAGCCGGATCCCCACCGTGCTGCGGCTGTACGAACACTGCGCTTCGATCGCGGCTGGGCGGCCAGCCGAGTGGAGTGTCCTGAAGCTCCGGCATGAGGGCCGGGCCGTCAGCTGGCTCGACTACCCGGACTTCGACACCGACCCACATCCGAAGCTGGTGTCGTCGTACTCCGTGGAGATGAAAGGCCTCGACACCTCCTACGTCTCCTATGTCGACTCGGCTAACCGGCCGCTCCTGCACCGCAAGCACGAGTTCCTGGCAGCCGACGACCCGGACGTCTCCAAGTACCGCAGGCTTACCGAGGCTGAGGTCCGCGCGGGGCTGTATGAGAAGCCACACCTAATCGGCACCGAGAATGGTTGGGAAGCCGAGTTGGTGCGCTGCGGCCGGGCCCTTCGTGGGCACCGGCTGGTACGCCGGCGTGAGGCACAGACTGAAGCCGGCGTACCAGCCGACGGATCGAGCTGA